Within the Thiohalorhabdus sp. Cl-TMA genome, the region GGCCCTGCCGTGGCACCTGTACCTGCTGGTGGTGCTGGCCGCTTTGCCCCTCCACGTCTGGATCTGCAGCGTGGGCGCGCGGGCATACGGCGTGGGCGATCCCTCGGGAATCGTCTGGGACGAGGTGGTGGGCATCCTCATCGCCCTGACCGCCGCACCACCGGGGTGGGCGCCCGTGGTGGCCGGCTTTATCGTCTTCCGGGCCTTTGATATTCTCAAACCATTTCCCATAAGCTGGCTGGATGCCCGGATTTCCGGGGGACTGGGCATCATGCTCGACGATGTGGTGGCGGGATTCTACGCCCTGGCGACGCTCCAGGTCCTCTTCCACTGGTGGCCCTGGACCCTGGGTGACTGAAGCCCGCCCCGCGTGACCGGGAGGCCCTCGCCATTTACGGACATGCCGTCTTTCATGTCCCCGGAGATGTCCCCGATCCCTGGCTGGTGGCCCGCTTGGCGCGGCTGCGGACAATCGCCGCCCTGGCCGGATACCCGGAGGGTACGGCGGACACGGTCGGGCCGCGCCTGCGGGTATTCGTCGGGGATGGGAACGGCGCGGGCGGGGCCGGCACACCGATGGTTCTCGACGGCCTAACCGTGGCGGAATGGGCCCGCGATGGCGGGGGCCTGGCGGTGTGGATCTCGCAGCCCGATCTGGCCGAGGAGGCGCTGGTGGGCGCCCTGACGGCCACCGGGTTCAACCCGCGCCGGGCGGGACGGTTCAGTGCCGTGGCGCCGGACGAGCGGAGCCTGCGCGCCCGGCTCCCGGAAGGGGCCGCGGTGGAGCCCGGACTACCCGGGGAATGGTGGGTGGACGGCGCCGAAGGGGCCGACCACCCGTGGCTGGACCCGGACCTGCGGGCACCGGAGCGCCACCTGGGGCGGCGCCTGCAGAGGAAGGGGAAGATGATCGCCACCGCCGAATCCTGCACCGGCGGGGGCGTGGCCGAACGGCTGACCGCCGTGCCCGGGAGCTCCGCGTACGTGGACCGCGGCTGGGTTACCTATACCAACGCCGCCAAGCGGGAGCAGCTCGGCGTTGGTGAAGACCTGCTCGCTGCCCACGGCGCGGTGAGCGACCCCGTGGCGCGGGCCATGGCGACGGGCGCGCTGGCGGGCTCGCGGGCCCAGCTCGCGGTATCCGTGACCGGGATCGCCGGCCCCTCCGGGGGCTCGCCCGAGAAGCCCGTGGGCACGGTCTGGATCGGGGTGGCCGCCGGCGATGGCGAGGCGGAGGCCCGTCATCAGGTGCTGTCCGGGCCGAGAGGGGCGGTGCGCTGGCGAACCGTGAACGCCGCCATCGCCTTCGCCCTGGATCGCGTGGAGGCATAGCCCGAAAAGGCCGCGAGAAGCCGGCGGCGCGCGGCTCCACCACCGGCAGAGGGGCCCCAGCCGCGAGGGATGGCGGCTTGCGGGGCGGACGGCGAAAAATGTTTTGGGTTTGTTCTCAAAACGGCCCATATGGGGTACAGTCTTGAGGATACCCGAACCGCATTTCCGCGCGCCGCGCGGATGATTTCAAAAGGTGGTGGCCATGGATTCGGAGAAGCAGAAAGCGCTCGATTCGGCGATCAAGAATATCGACCGGCAGTTCGGCAAGGGCTCGGTCATGCGCCTGGGCGACCAGGAGGCTTTCGACGTCCCGGTGACCTCCTCGGGCTCCCTGAACCTGGATATCGCCATGGGCGTGGGTGGCTATCCCCGGGGCCGTGTGGTGGAGATCTACGGTCCGGAGTCCTCCGGCAAGACCACGCTGACCCTGCATGCCTTGGCCGAGGCCCAGAAGGCCGGCGGCGTGGCGGCGTTCATCGACGCCGAGCATGCCCTGGACCCCAGCTACGCCCGCAAGCTGGGCGTGAACGTGGACGAGCTGCTGGTCTCGCAGCCCGATACCGGCGAGCAGGCCCTGGAGATCGCCGACATGCTGGTGCGCTCCGGCGCCGTGCACGCGGTGGTGATCGACTCGGTGGCGGCGCTGGTGCCCAAGGCCGAGATCGAGGGCGAGATGGGCGATTCCCACGTGGGCCTGCAGGCACGCCTGCTCTCCCAGGCCCTGCGCAAGCTCACCGGGTCCATCAACAACTCCAAGACCACGGTGTTCTTCATCAACCAGATCCGCATGAAGATCGGCGTGATGTTCGGCAGCCCGGAGACCACCACCGGCGGCAACGCCCTCAAGTTCTACTCTGCCGTGCGCCTGGACATCCGCCGCACCGGGGCCATCAAGCAGGGCGAAGAGGTCCTGGGGAACCATACCCGGGTCAAGGTGATCAAGAACAAGGTGGCCCCGCCGTTCCGCGAGGCCGAGTTCGACATCCTCTACGGCGAGGGCGTCTCCCGGGAGAGCGAGATCATCGACCTGGGCGTGGAGCACGGCCTGATCGAGAAGTCCGGAGCCTGGTACTCCTACAACGGCGAGCGCATCGGCCAGGGCAAGCAGAACGTCCGGCAATTCCTCAAGGACAACCCGGAGATGGCGTCGGAGCTGGAAGGCAAGATCCGCGAGGCGGCCGGACTCACCGGCTCGGGCGCGGAATCCGGCGCCGAGGCTTCCGGCTCGGGCGATACCGGGGCCAAGTCCGCCGGGTCCAAGAAGGCCGGGAAAG harbors:
- the recA gene encoding recombinase RecA; protein product: MDSEKQKALDSAIKNIDRQFGKGSVMRLGDQEAFDVPVTSSGSLNLDIAMGVGGYPRGRVVEIYGPESSGKTTLTLHALAEAQKAGGVAAFIDAEHALDPSYARKLGVNVDELLVSQPDTGEQALEIADMLVRSGAVHAVVIDSVAALVPKAEIEGEMGDSHVGLQARLLSQALRKLTGSINNSKTTVFFINQIRMKIGVMFGSPETTTGGNALKFYSAVRLDIRRTGAIKQGEEVLGNHTRVKVIKNKVAPPFREAEFDILYGEGVSRESEIIDLGVEHGLIEKSGAWYSYNGERIGQGKQNVRQFLKDNPEMASELEGKIREAAGLTGSGAESGAEASGSGDTGAKSAGSKKAGKASDEGETGGKAEQEQA
- a CDS encoding CinA family protein, whose translation is MDPDLRAPERHLGRRLQRKGKMIATAESCTGGGVAERLTAVPGSSAYVDRGWVTYTNAAKREQLGVGEDLLAAHGAVSDPVARAMATGALAGSRAQLAVSVTGIAGPSGGSPEKPVGTVWIGVAAGDGEAEARHQVLSGPRGAVRWRTVNAAIAFALDRVEA
- a CDS encoding phosphatidylglycerophosphatase A, with protein sequence MKPVVWLAEGLGLGRIPLAPGTFGTLLGIPLYMVLSAALPWHLYLLVVLAALPLHVWICSVGARAYGVGDPSGIVWDEVVGILIALTAAPPGWAPVVAGFIVFRAFDILKPFPISWLDARISGGLGIMLDDVVAGFYALATLQVLFHWWPWTLGD